One genomic window of Ictalurus punctatus breed USDA103 chromosome 23, Coco_2.0, whole genome shotgun sequence includes the following:
- the smpx gene encoding small muscular protein, with the protein MSKQPSTNVKALQANLNIPMGALRPGAGLPGKRKDETQDTAEVPAVTPEEKKHLPGAVKLPGPAVDLSEIKNVKSELRWVTKD; encoded by the exons ATGTCTAAACAGCCGTCAACAAACGTAAAAGCTTTacag GCCAACCTCAATATTCCGATGGGAGCTTTGCGTCCGGGAGCAGGACTTCCTGGGAAGAGGAAAGACGAGACACAGGACACGGCGGAG GTACCAGCCGTCACTCCGGAAGAAAAGAAGCACCTTCCTGGTGCTGTGAAACTTCCAGGGCCGGCGGTCGACCTTTCCGAGATCAAGAATGTCAAAAGCGAGCTCAGATGGGTCACTAAAGATTAG
- the LOC108256592 gene encoding kelch-like protein 34 — protein sequence MSYFLMLSKSHGEGLLSRYQSLRQDGRMCDIILEAEGKEFPAHRTLLACSSDYFWSLFQDHTLESRARIVNLPAVSSTGLELVLDFIYTSWISLSPCTLEDTLEASCYLQVTRALDLCTEYISNSLTLDNCCFFANVAARYSLSDALTVTSHFIARHMAGLLGANGDRSGLLELNLDSFREVLGSDEIPGVKETALLQLALEWLSCNPLPALESNSLLSRVRFGLVPPEDLTHLSSLNPPLRTPFIHSLVQKALHYHMQVPLQPLIQSVHTSLRAATNTVLLVGGGAEADRPQTQIQSYNQESRKFHMLPINMVKKLQYQGVCVVGNFLFVLGGEVVEVDGESEKTAVMTVSDQVWRYDPRFEHWEEMEPLLQKRAQFSCCVVEGVIYAIGGRGQRGEPTLSSVERFNMNTGCWRSGVSLPHAVHGQACATIGRGIYISGGVHGSQTESSKEVLFHNTSDDDVWVRRSAMSIARFGHQMAAIKEKLYAFLGMYEPFCDIECYDPQQNQWTRLKPLLQDRFCYGLTVTLGGRILMFGGRKWQDGQEVCICDVLEYDPDYDSWRKICKLPHALCGTQCAQMSLQEFI from the coding sequence ATGAGTTACTTTCTTATGCTCAGCAAGTCTCACGGCGAAGGGCTGCTCTCTCGATACCAGAGCTTGCGGCAAGATGGTCGAATGTGCGACATCATTCTGGAAGCTGAAGGCAAGGAGTTCCCAGCTCACCGCACCTTGCTAGCTTGCTCCAGTGACTACTTTTGGTCACTATTCCAGGATCACACTTTAGAGTCCAGGGCTCGGATTGTCAATCTACCAGCCGTGTCCTCAACTGGCCTGGAGCTGGTGCTGGACTTTATCTACACCTCATGGATCTCACTATCTCCCTGCACATTGGAGGACACACTGGAAGCTTCCTGCTACCTTCAGGTTACCCGTGCTTTGGATCTCTGCACTGAGTACATCTCAAACAGCCTCACTCTGGATAACTGCTGCTTTTTTGCCAATGTGGCTGCCCGTTACAGCCTCTCGGATGCACTTACTGTCACTAGTCATTTTATTGCAAGACACATGGCAGGACTCCTGGGTGCCAACGGGGACCGATCTGGACTGCTAGAGTTAAACCTTGACTCCTTTCGAGAGGTGTTGGGATCAGATGAGATACCAGGGGTAAAGGAGACAGCACTTCTACAGCTAGCTCTGGAATGGTTGTCTTGCAACCCTTTACCTGCATTGGAAAGTAACTCTTTACTCAGTCGTGTTCGATTTGGCCTGGTGCCTCCAGAAGATCTGACCCATCTGAGTTCCCTCAACCCACCCCTACGCACGCCTTTCATTCACAGCTTGGTACAGAAAGCCCTGCATTACCACATGCAGGTTCCTCTCCAGCCACTAATCCAGAGTGTCCATACAAGTTTAAGAGCTGCAACCAACACGGTACTCCTGGTGGGAGGAGGTGCTGAAGCAGACCGACCACAAACCCAAATCCAGAGCTACAATCAAGAGAGCAGGAAGTTCCACATGTTGCCCATTAACATGGTGAAGAAGCTCCAGTATCAAGGAGTTTGTGTGGTGGGAAACTTCCTCTTTGTGCTTGGAGGAGAGGTCGTAGAGGTGGACGGGGAGAGTGAGAAGACAGCAGTGATGACTGTGTCTGACCAAGTATGGCGCTATGACCCTCGGTTTGAACACTGGGAGGAGATGGAGCCCCTCTTACAAAAAAGGGCACAGTTCTCCTGCTGTGTGGTGGAGGGTGTAATCTATGCCATAGGAGGACGAGGCCAGAGAGGAGAGCCCACCCTTTCCTCAGTGGAGAGATTCAACATGAATACAGGGTGCTGGCGTAGTGGTGTGTCCTTGCCTCACGCTGTCCATGGACAAGCTTGTGCCACAATTGGCAGAGGTATCTACATTTCTGGTGGCGTCCATGGCAGCCAGACTGAGAGTAGTAAGGAAGTGTTGTTTCATAACACCTCTGATGATGATGTCTGGGTAAGGCGCTCTGCTATGTCTATAGCCAGATTTGGCCATCAGATGGCAGCCATAAAGGAAAAACTCTATGCCTTCTTAGGGATGTATGAACCATTTTGTGATATCGAGTGCTACGACCCTCAACAAAATCAGTGGACCCGACTGAAACCTCTTCTGCAAGACCGCTTCTGCTATGGTTTGACAGTCACACTGGGTGGACGCATATTGATGTTCGGAGGTAGAAAGTGGCAAGACGGACAGGAAGTGTGCATTTGTGATGTCCTGGAGTACGACCCTGATTATGACAGCTGGAGGAAAATCTGTAAGCTGCCACATGCATTATGTGGGACTCAATGTGCTCAGATGAGTCTCCAAGAATTTATATAG